The nucleotide sequence GGATCGCATGCCCTATGCCGCATGCCGCCAGAGTTAAGGCAAATCCAGCGTTATTGCAGGTGTCTCAATCGTATTGCTCTCATGCAGCGCACGGTCAACCATGTAAGCTTTCATTTTAATAACATCGCTGCTTAAAACCAGCGAAAGTATATTCAGATCTATCTCTATTGTAATATCTCCCATCAAATCTTTATCGATATGTTCGGGATTAACATCAGGAATACGGCTGTTGTACGGGGTTGTAATTTCTTGAAAATCACCATCAATTTTTTGAGAAAAAGTGATAAAGAAATTGTAATAATACGTGCTACCCGGATTGTAAGGAGCCAGCGTATCTGTTTGCGAAAGCCCTACATCGCCGTCTCCGTCAGTGAATTCGATGGTCAGAAACCCAATGCTGTCATGCCCGGCAATACTTTTTACCGTAGTGAAACTTTTGTATTTAATTGCAGGCTCCAGCGGATATTCACGCTGCTCAATGCAACTGTAAAGCGCAACCCCTATGATAGCTGCAAGCAGGAATATTTGTAACTTTGAACGCACGTTGAAAAAATTTGCACTAAGGTACAAAAAATAACGATGACCGGCCTGGAAAAATTGTCTTCGGATATCTTCAGGATTCAAACCCAAAAGGAATTTGAACAGGCTGCGCTTGAACTTTTTTCATGGCATCAAATGCACAACGACGTCTACAAAACCTTTTGCAAAAGCATCGGAAAAACGACGGAAAACGTTCACTCTGTTCACGAAATTCCATTTCTTCCGGTCAATCTTTTTCGCTATAATAAAATTCTGCCGGACAATTGTACCGCAGATTTATTTTTTGAAACCAGTGGAACAACTGCAACCGAAACCGGACGTCACTATATCGCAGATCCTGCGCTTTATCTGGCCTCCGCAATGAAATGCTTCGAGCGTTTTTATGGCAACATCGAAGATTATGTGGTGCTTGCCTTGCTACCAGGATACCTCGAACGACAGCATTCATCGCTGGTGTATATGGTCGATCACTGGATAAAACAAAGCAATAAAAGCGAATCCGGTTTTTATTTGTACGATCAAGAAAAGCTTTTCGCAACGCTGAATTCACTGCAAAATAAAAAGCTAAAAACCATTCTGATCGGTGTCACTCATGCGCTGACTGATTTTGCTGAAAAATATTCTTTGCAATTTCCTGAACTGATTGTGATGGAAACCGGCGGTATGAAAGGCCGGCGCAAAGAACTTTCGAGAGCTGAATTACATGCATTATTGAAAAATTCATTTGGCGTTCCGTCCATTCACAGCGAATACGGCATGACAGAGTTGCTTAGTCAAGCCTATTCAAAAGCAGATGGAAGCTTTCGATGTCCGCCCTGGATGCGGGTTCTGCTGCGCGATATCAACGACCCATTGTCGCCTCCGCAAAATAAAACAAGCGGTGCCATCAACATCATCGACCTTGCAAACATGTATTCATGCCCGTTTCTGGCAACCGACGACAGCGGGATCCTGCATGAAGACGGGTCATTCAAAATCACCGGCAGAGTAGATTTCAGCGTTATTCGTGGATGCAGTACAATGATCTGTTAATAAAACAACAAAAAACTCATTTGATTGATGTTTTTTACTCTTCTATCTTAAAATAACATGGATTTTTACATTAATGTTCATATATTTGTAACGAATTAAAAATAATACACTATGAAGAAAATTTTACTTCTGCTATTTGCAGCAATTACCTGGGCTAATGCTAATGCTCAGGTTTATCAGTACCTGACTCCTTATGATACCATTGTAAATTATGGAGACACGCTCAATTACAGCATTCCTGTTACGCCAGGAATTTGGGGCGATGCA is from Bacteroidetes bacterium GWF2_43_63 and encodes:
- a CDS encoding acyl transferase — translated: MTGLEKLSSDIFRIQTQKEFEQAALELFSWHQMHNDVYKTFCKSIGKTTENVHSVHEIPFLPVNLFRYNKILPDNCTADLFFETSGTTATETGRHYIADPALYLASAMKCFERFYGNIEDYVVLALLPGYLERQHSSLVYMVDHWIKQSNKSESGFYLYDQEKLFATLNSLQNKKLKTILIGVTHALTDFAEKYSLQFPELIVMETGGMKGRRKELSRAELHALLKNSFGVPSIHSEYGMTELLSQAYSKADGSFRCPPWMRVLLRDINDPLSPPQNKTSGAINIIDLANMYSCPFLATDDSGILHEDGSFKITGRVDFSVIRGCSTMIC